In Malassezia japonica chromosome 2, complete sequence, one DNA window encodes the following:
- a CDS encoding uncharacterized protein (EggNog:ENOG503NXK8; COG:S; TransMembrane:1 (i119-140o)), translating to MGGPSLGDLRSRLIRLAGIAIANPDPSSRLSMPHSREALHRLLAYRLPMDGPLRNIKHEWLDILEGKHYLWQGIDAEKRECVRGFLVQFESDVLHRAHRNFNFRGGSIGNFLLSAMQRFFRSIQSAIFLFAALVSIPHALPECHVLPAINTNKTTTIAAELSDGSTLVGQCEISHPTQPRKTVTTDADWSLAPTRRTSPEPVEMTPTSSSRATFAAASESPAKTPQRLPPSGAARASASNSSSAHNMDDSDFSDEEELAPSIYQDSMESALGNLAFSKLDEMTALESPIRRIFYVNSFQNEVFPVPHPSYILGLNRSRILVYSCGSLWTSIIPCLALQGVATAVARSPTLEYKILLLNSSHDRETAGMNAMDFVQAICSSLNNADSELKSDAKPTSYQIQELVTHVVYVKQGTVPVPVPELEGTYPWRV from the exons ATGG GCGGGCCCTCGCTGGGCGATCTTCGCTCGCGCCTCATTCGGCTGGCGGGCATTGCCATCGCGAACCCCGACCCCTCGTCGCGCCTGAGTATGCCACACTCGCGCGAGGCTCTGCATCGACTGCTTGCCTACCGTCTTCCAATGGATGGCCCTCTGCGGAACATCAAGCATGAGTGGCTCGATATCCTCGAAGGCAAACACTACCTGTGGCAGGGCATCGATGCGGAGAAGCGTGAGTGCGTGCGTGGTTTCCTTGTACAGTTTGAGAGCGATGTGCTGCatcgtgcgcaccgcaaCTTCAACTTTCGCGGCGGCAGTATTGGCAACTTTTTGCTGAGTGCTATGCAGCGCTTCTTCCGTTCGATCCAGAGCGCTATCTTTTTGTTCGCTGCTCTGGTCAGCATTCCTCATGCACTGCCCGAATGCCATGTCTTGCCGGCCATTAATACTAACaagacgacgacgatcGCTGCAGAGCTTTCAGACGGCTCGACGCTAGTGGGGCAGTGTGAAATTTCGCATCCTACCCAGCCGCGCAAGACTGTAACGACCGACGCGGATTGGAGTttggcgccgacgcggcgtacgtcgcccgagCCTGTGGAGATGACACCGACTagctcgtcgcgtgccACCTTTGCTGCTGCGAGCGAGAGCCCAGCGAAGACGCCACAGCGTCTGCCGCCctccggcgccgcacgggccagcgcctcgaacTCGTCGAGTGCGCACAACATGGACGATTCCGACTTtagcgacgaggaggagctggCGCCTAGCATCTATCAAGATTCGATGGAGTctgcgctcggcaatcTTGCCTTTTCCAAGCTAGATGAAATGACCGCACTGGAGTCGCCCATCCGAC GCATCTTTTACGTGAAC TCCTTCCAAAATGAAGTCTTTCCCGTTCCGCATCCCTCGTATATCCTGGGTCTGAACCGCAGCCGTATTTTGGTTTATTCATG CGGCTCCCTCTGGACGAGTATTATTCCCTgtctcgcgctgcagggcGTAGCCACGGCGGTGGCCCGCTCTCCGACGCTCGAGTACAAAATTCTGCTGCTCAATTCGTCGCATGACCGTGAGACGGCCGGCATGAATGCGATGGATTTCGTGCAGGCTATTTGCAGTTCGCTCAACAATGCGGACAGCGAATTGAAATCAGATGCCAAACCTACATCCTACCAAATCCAGGAGCTGGTCACACATGTCGTGTATGTGAAGCAAGGCACGGTTCCTGTGCCTGtccccgagctcgag GGTACCTACCCGTGGAGAGTG TAA
- the PSF2 gene encoding DNA replication protein psf2 (EggNog:ENOG503P488; BUSCO:EOG09264QRY; COG:L) — protein MALPAATQYGILPTEMEYVASSETLIRILPLVSVDRVRLLSGTYGPFRPPAHAEVPLWLALSLRKKRKCVIIPPDWLSVDALTEYVRQETTSLPFAPLPLHYVAIAKLLLEQASEDIPSSSRVRALLKDLREARQSKVLSGLEMVNPAHLEMTNISSLEIAELRPFFATALQQLQAIQAQPQEVSENTEPEHAHADDTDITTHLL, from the exons ATGGCGCTGCCCGCAGCGACGCAGTATGGTATTCTGCCGACCGAAATGGAATATGTAGCGAGTTCCGAGACTCTTATTCGGATTCTTCCGCTCGTATCTGTCGACCGCGTGCGGCTTTTGAGCGGGACGTACGGTCCTTTCCGGCCGCCCGCACACGCCGAGGTTCCGCTTTGGCTTGCGTTGTCACTgcgcaagaagcgcaagtGTGTCATTATCCCCCCCGACTGGCTCAGTGTTG ACGCGCTCACAGAATATGTGCGCCAAGAAACGACATCGCTCCCCTTTGCACCCCTCCCACTCCACTATGTCGCGATTGCGAAGCTGCTGCTGGAACA AGCATCGGAAGATATcccctcgtcgtcgcgcgtgcgtgcgctaTTAAAagacctgcgcgaggcgcggcaaAGCAAAGTACTGTCAGGCCTCGAAATGGTGAATCCGGCGCATCTCGAA ATGACCAATATTTCCTCGCTCGAGATTGCCGAGCTACGTCCCTTTTTCGCTACGGCCCtccagcagctgcaggcAATTCAAGCGCAACCGCAAGAAGTCTCCGAGAACACCGAACCAGAACATGCGCATGCCGACGACACCGACATTaca ACGCATCTACTGTAG
- the CYT2 gene encoding holocytochrome-c synthase (EggNog:ENOG503P2VY; COG:C; COG:O) — protein sequence MVWPFSSAAAPAPSASACPVDHETRQKWQEQACPVDHETQAAYLEQAKAARAESGALAADGQPLSLEREVSSIPRFYMEGADPVESEHTASEAVEERDNKWVYPSPNQFYNAVRRKNHDAKAEDMNVVVPIHNAVNEEAWRMIRDWESKWNTPDAPAPQLVNFVGRPRDFTWRAWMRNLAGYQLPFDRHDWVVVRPSDEENAPPKMMRYIIDFYAGRNQAASSSSDAMAKTADPKGRVSFYLDVRPAPDTVEGIAMRLHRWWLPTS from the coding sequence ATGGTCTGGCCGTtttcgagcgcggcggcgcccgcaccgagcgcgagcgcgtgtcCGGTCGACCATGAGACGCGCCAAAAGTGGCAGGAACAGGCGTGCCCGGTAGACCATGAGACGCAGGCTGCgtacctcgagcaggcgaaggcggcacgcgccgaaAGTGGCGCACTGGCCGCAGACGGCCAGCCCCTGTcgctggagcgcgaggtATCCTCGATTCCGCGGTTCTATATGGAAGGCGCCGACCCGGTCGAGTCGGAGCACACCGCTTCCGAGGCCGTagaggagcgcgacaaCAAGTGGGTGTACCCCTCGCCCAACCAGTTCTACAATGCCGTTCGGCGCAAGAACCACGatgccaaggccgaggacaTGAACGTCGTCGTGCCGATTCACAACGCGGTGAACGAGGAGGCATGGCGCATGATCCGCGACTGGGAGAGCAAGTGGAATACCccggacgcgccggcgccccaGCTCGTCAACTTTGTCGGACGACCGCGCGACTTTACGTGGCGGGCGTGGATGCGCAACCTAGCTGGCTACCAGCTGCCCTTTGACCGGCACGACTGGGTGGTGGTGCGCCCGAGCGATGAGGAGAATGCGCCACCCAAAATGATGCGGTACATTATCGACTTTTACGCGGGCCGCAACCAGGCGGCGTCCAGCTCGTCGGATGCAATGGCCAAGACGGCGGATCCCAAGGGACGGGTGAGCTTTTACCTGGATGTGCGCCCGGCCCCGGATACGGTCGAGGGTATTGCGATGCGGCTGCACCGCTGGTGGCTTCCTACGTCATAG
- the TVP38 gene encoding Tlg2-vesicle protein (COG:S; TransMembrane:1 (o28-49i); EggNog:ENOG503NVCI) codes for MAGMAFASVDAKASQDGVSLAQSAVRLFYGWLIASGGLILSSLLSFVLLRRILARLHGQWDMLSTIKSDRRFRALQEASLDTLPLGVYILSSLLSAPRLIFHVFMGAKMYELMDRDVRSHQS; via the exons ATGGCGGGCATGGCGTTTGCAAGCGTCGATGCCAAGGCGTCGCAAGACGGCGtgtcgctcgcgcagaGCGCTGTGCGCCTCTTTTACGGATGGCTGATTGCATCTGGAGGGCTTATATTGAGTTCTCTACTCAGTTTCGTGCTCCTTCGGCGCATCCTTGCCCGGCTGCACGGGCAGTGGGATATGCTCTCGACAATCAAAAGCGACCGCCGCTTTCGCGCACTGCAAGAagcc TCGCTTGATACGCTTCCGCTGGGCGTGTACATACTCTCGTCCCTTCTCTCTGCCCCCCGGCTGATTTTTCACGTCTTTATGGGTGCCAAGATGTACGAGCTGATggaccgcgacgtgcgctcGCACCAGA GTTGA